The sequence below is a genomic window from Bos javanicus breed banteng chromosome 5, ARS-OSU_banteng_1.0, whole genome shotgun sequence.
TGGATCGCTGCTTGAAATGTCTGTTAGCAAAACTTCACTAGAAGGATGTAGCACACCCTTAAACCTTGCGATGTGAAACTTGTCAGTGTTATTTTCAGTTGAGCCCTTtgaccatgtgtgaaatagcaaATTAGTATTATGCTTCACTGAGTGGATGGACTTTGGAAAGGGATGTTGCATAAAACCCCCAAATTGTATCTTATTGTGCATGTCTATATAAATGTTTTTCCAGAGAGAGGGTTTGCACATTTTCATAGGTCAAATTTTCAGAAAAGTACATGCTCACGCGTGCATCACTTATAGAGATGCTCAAGAAATTTTGCcacttttttatgatttcttatttggacaatagatacagaaaaacacTTCACTGATAAAGGTTAGAGAAGCTATCCTCTCTTGTACTCTTCTTCTTTATCAATCCAGTATGACTCCAATTTGGAGAATCAGCAGTCTGAGATTTTGTGTGCCCTCATGGAGATCACACAGGACTAAACTGGTGTCCACCTACTGAGGGCAGAGTGACACGTACTCTACCCAACTCCATCTTGCAGTTCTACCCCCCTCTCTTGTGGTTGACACCTTTGGTTGTCAAACCTCTGCCTGAGTTTTAGATACAAACAGGCATACGTGTAAGGCCATGACGACTACTAACAGGAAAGCTTCAAAACTGCAGCTTCACTGAAAACCCCAGAGCTGGATTTAACACAGCATCAGCATTGATACTGTCGGCAAACGTCCATCGGGAAGAGCCAAAGGGCCCAATATCCATTTATGAGAAGAACTTGGAAGGCATACAGGATACACAGTGGGTGGCTTTTATTTCGGTTTGGGAAGTACTGAGAAGTTGGGATGTCCCCAGTGCCTGGACTTCTCACAACTGCCTGTGACGTTGGTGCCATGAACACCACTAAGCTGTCACGTTTTCCATTTTAGCCATGTCAAGCTACCTCTTTATCATTAAATATGAACTACCTGAAGTAATCAGAGCATTCATGGGACTCGAAGAAAATACTGGGTAtgtcttctgttttctctgtaaCATCGATAGACTCATTCTACTTGGTCTTTTCTGATCCTAATATTCTGGTCTTTCTTTTCTAGAGAATGGTATCTCAACGGCAACTACCTCGTCATATTTGTGTCTGTTGGAATAATTCTTCcactttctcttcttaaaaatttAGGTAAAGTCATTTTCCACTTtggttttaatttcatattttaagagGTAAGCTGACTATAGATGCCATATTCACCTTCTGGAATTTCCTAACTCCTAGGTTACCTTGGTTATACCAGCGGATTTTCTCTTACTTGCATGGTGTTTTTTGTCAGTGTGGTAAGTGATTTTTGACATGATCCTTGTAACTTGGTAGGCATGTGATGCTTTCAGCGCTTGAAATGGTGTCCTAATTTTTGTTCAAGCACATCATTCGCATGAAATAGTTCTTGCATCACAAGCGATTTTCTTGTATTCTCATTTGGAATGAGACGAATAGTCATGAGTTTAAATATAGTTGAGTTAGAATGTCAAGACCATTGCTAATAGTATGTTCTAGGCACACTAGATGTTATAGTTGGACAAAAGGAACACTTCAGCAGGAATGTGACAATAACTCAGTGTTTAAAAAGGTGGAGGAAGAAGAAGTGAAGAGacccagaaaataaatgaatagactCTAGAATTATCCTTATTTGCATGAATCAGCCATTTTCTCTTACTCATTCTACCCATGAAGAGAAGGTGACCAAAGgggaattaaagaaagaaatcctttCCTACCCTATCCCACTCCCCTCTAAAAGGAGGAATTTCAGCAAATATCATGAATGCCAACATTTATatagcatttctccaaagaggcaaaggaggaaggaagagtttCTGATGACTATTTTCATTAGTTTGAAGAGATGAAATGCAGCAAGAAAATGATCATCTTTCTCATGGAAGAGTATGCATGAAGCTTAGGATGGATTCACACAAAATGCTGTCTTGTTGCCAACCATAGCTCCAACTCCAGCCATAGCTCCAGCTCCTTCCTTTGAACAGAGGCTATAGGGAGTCTCCATCATCCATTAGTCTAAGAGGAATCTTCAGCAGAGTTCCCTCATATCTACCCCATAAACCAACCATATggatttttgtttcattgttttcctcAAAAGGCtgactctttgttgttgttgttaatgatCTGGTCTAGGTGATTTACAAGAAATTCCAAATACCCTGTCCTCTGCCCATTCTGGATCACAGTGTTGGGAATCTGACTTTCAACAATACCGTTCCAATGCACGTGGTGATGTTACTCAACAACACTGAGAGTAGTGGTGTGAACTTCATGATGGATTACACCCACCAGAATGCTGCCGGACTCGATGAGAACCAGGCCAAGGGCTCTCTTCATGGCAGTGGAGTAGAGTTTGAAGCACACAGTGATGACAAGTGTCAGCCCAAATACTTTGTCTTCAACTCCAGGGTATGTGAGAGCCAGAGACCTCTAAGAGCCTAGCAATGGAGTCTCTGAGTTTTTATTTCAGAAGCTGAGATGGCCTGAGGTAGCCCTCTGTGTTGGAATGCTAAATATGaggtgttatttttgtttttcagacgGCCTATGCAATTCCCATCCTAGCATTTGCTTTTGTATGCCACCCTGAGGTCCTTCCTATCTACAGTGAACTTAAAGAGTAAGGCAGCcatcattttaacatttaaactTGCTTTGAAAATGTGCTTATATGTTCAAAGGTGCTTCATACAGAAGCATAGTTTACAGCTTTGTCTTTGCAGAAAGTTTATGCTGTAACCACTCATCAGTAACATGCTTTAACCACAAAGGTATGAATCAGCCCCTTCGCTACTTTCTTTTCTCCTACTCCTTCATCCTAATGATCCAGGTGAGGGGTCCAGGGGGAGGAGGAGCCCATGTCTGCAAGGATTTTGGCAGGCATGTGGAATTTGAAATTGGTGGGAAGAAGATGTCACCTGAGCTGGAAATGACCCACACCTATGCAGACCAAAAATTATGGTTAGGGTGGCCTGGCTAAGCAGCTTCTTCTTTTACCCTGAGGGGAAGGTGTCATATAATAATTCTCATCTTCTTTACCCAGACTTCAATACTCAGTTctcactaaacaacaataacttgCCCCATATATTCAGATATACTTCTTGAAAAACTTTTAGAGCACTTCCATTTACTTGGAAAGTCCTATGTAGTAGTTCatctacacttgatcttagctcAAAGAGAAGTGATAGCAATTACCCTAGAGGCCTGATGATGGTTTAAGCAGCCAGGTGCCTCCAGAATGGTTTCCAGAAGCTGTCCAGGTAAAAATATCAAGCTTTCAGGTAGTCTGGACTCCTAGAAGGAGTGTTTTGTTGATTCTTGTGGATTCTTGCCCTCAAATCTATCTCATTGTGAAGTATGAAGGCTTTCTGCATTAGAAGCCAGCTTGACCCTTGTGTCAATTACACTCTCAAACGTGCAATAGACAAGTGTACTTATCAACATAAAATAAGCTGATCCTTTTCTAGGAAAATAGTTATTTCTAAGACTGAAGAGgtaacatttaagaaaaatggaAGCAAATCCTCCATAATTCTCGAAGgcgaattttaaaaagtgatgtttctgcaCTAAAAATGTGGTTTTAAAATGAACAACACAGACGTATATTGTGTTCTTAGCTTTTAAATGGCAAAAATGTAGTATTTTCATCAGTTCAGAAAATCAAAGCTCAATGTCCTTTATCTTTTTCAGTCGGTCCCGGAGGAAGATGCAAACAGTGTCGAATGTCTCCATCACAGGGATGCTCGTCATGTATCTGCTTGCTGCCCTCTTTGGTTACCTAACCTTTTATGGTAGGTCACTCTGTCAAAGTCATTCTCTTTGTGCAAATCCTAGTTGGACAGATCATTAACCTGTAGGTATAATTCTTTTAATTACTCTCAATAAACAGCATGATCTATAGATGCATATACTCAATTAGCATGCTATATTAGCCTCCTCATTTGACCTAAGAAAATGACTTAAGAAAAATTGAATTAGGCTGCCTAACAGTTTACAATAATTTGTGAACTCcctcatattttataaaaaaaaaccctctcaattataattctttttcttaagggATAAAGGGTATTTCAGCTGTATGTTGCAAAGCTCTTTTGGTAGAATAACTAATTAACAAGCAAATGGCAGAAAAAGTACAAAGTCCTTGAGTTAGAACCTGCTTCTTGTTTACCAGTCAAGTCAGATCTGGAGGCCTGGAGCATTAGACAAATTTTCTGGCTAATTTCATTCTATTCTATTATAGTGACTGGTTTCTAAGTGAAAGGGACATGACAGCATTCCTTTCAATCTGGGGACATACTCTCAAAAAACAAAGTGATTCTGGTCACATTAGATTATgctgaaaatatttcttctatgGATACAAAAGGAGCAGGATTGTTCTTCTCTTCCCTGATGCACTGGCCCTAGAGATGAATCTCAGGGAATCAAACATTAGTATTAACCAATGTTATCaacttacatatatttttaaaataaaactgtctatagttttgtattttttttttaactgactcaGTAAATTAAATTGATTGCAAGACAAGTTGGGGAGGAAGAGGCTGGAGAGGGCACCATTtgcttgggtttttttctttttgactaatATTTGGTTTTTAACCAAGCTCTGGTTTAGATTGGGCATAAACTCTGCTGGTTGTAAATTAATGAAAGTCAGGACAATGTCATTGATAGTATTTTTATCCTCCTTTGATTTCGAGGGAAGGAGTCGGAAAATCAGAATACATCTGATTCTATAAGTATTTCCTTATCATGTGTGCCTGGAATCCTGAATGAACTGTGTTTTCCAGGAGGGCAGCATCTTAAACTTAGGGCATTATTCACTGAAAGACTCTATAGCAATCATACTACTTCATCTTTGCATTATTacttagtttcagttcagttcacttgctcagtggtatccgactctttgtgaccccatgggctgcagcacaccatgcttccctatctatcaccaactaccagagcttgctcaaactcatgtccatctagttggtgatgccatccagccatctcatcctctgtcgtccccttctcttcctgccttcaatcattcccagcatcagggtcttttccaatgagtcagttctttgcatcaagtggccaaagtattggagtttcagcttcagcatcagtccttccaatgactattcaggactaattccctttaggatggactggtttgatttccttgcagttacTTAGTCTAATGAGTCTCAACTCAGTGAGACAAACAAAAACTTGACAAAGTCCAAGAATACGTCTATGAGAGTAATGATGGGGTCATAACTGTTGAGCTTGGAAAAGTGTTAAGAGATTATTTGTCCTAGGGTTTCCATACTGGGTTTGGAGAAGCTGCATCAGGGCTCACTAGGTAGGTGGGAGtcgaaggagatggcaagatgtAAGTGACAGTCTGATAAGGCTTAGTCGTTTCATCCCTTTCAACCAGAGGACCTCAGCCTGTCCTGTTTTGTGGTGCTTCTGTAAAGCAGAGAGATTTACCACAATGTCAGTGACCCAGAGAAGAGCCTTACCAATTTTATATTAAATCTGCAACTTTACAAATTTCAGGACCCTTTGTTCATTTGAATAAAGATCACACAAGGTGGCtgagcagtaaaaaatctgcctgcaatgctggagacgcagcagaggcaggttcaatccttgggttgggaagatcccctgaagaaggccatggtaacccactccagtattcttgcctggagaatcccaaggtcagaggagcctggtgggctacagtccataggaacacagagttggacacgactgaagtgacttaccacacacacacaactaataAGTTGAGACAGGATAAAAACAGAGGTGTCTGGATTCTCAGATCTGGGTTCTTCCTGCTATACTGTGTTCTTCCTATAAAATGTTGTCAAAGGTGAGCAGTGCCGATTTGACTACACTAGCGGActcattctcctcttcctctttgcaGGAGAAGTTGAAGATGAATTGCTTCATGCTTACAGCAAAGTGTACACATTTGACACCCCTCTCCTCATGGTACGCCTGGCTGTTCTTATGGCAGTAACACTAACTGTGCCCATAGTGCTATTCCCTGTAAGTACCTGGGTTTGGTAAAAGAATCCTGCTTGACCACGTAGATTAGTACATATGCTCTGACTTGATGTTGATTCAATTCAAATGCAATTCCTGAgaacattatattttatatagccTTTTGAACCTACTGACTATGTACTATGTAGATACAGcaagtatttttagtttttattatttatttacttattaaaattaaaaaaaaaattggtcaaGCCACCCAGCTTGGCAGATTTTAGTTCAttgaccaggaatcaagcccatctccccagcagtgaaagcacagagaccTGACcattgaactgccagggaattccatagagcaagtatttttaaatgctaagctgaaactctaatactatggccacctcatgcaaagagttgactcattggaaaagaccctgatgctgggagggattgggggcaggaggagaaggggatgacacaggatgagatggctggatggcatcaccgacttgatggacatgagtttgggtgaactcccggagctggtgatagacagggaggcctggtgtgctgcgattcatggggtcgcagagtcggacacgactgagcgactgaactgaactgaactgaagtactcttcaaatgaaggaaaaaaatcaccaaatttatttctttttttttttcctctttttttttaaaattttattttattttaaaactttacataattgtattatttttgccaaatataaaaatgaaaccgccacaggtatacatgtgttccccatcctgaaccctcctccctcctccctccccataccatccctctgggtcgtctcagtgcactagccccaagcatccaatatcgtgcatcgaacctggactggcaactcgtttcttacatgatattttacatgtttcaatgtcattctcccaaatcttcccaccctctccctctcccacagagtccataagactgttctatacatcagtgtctcttttgctgtctcgtacacagggttattgttaccatctttctaaattccatatatatgcattagtatactgtattggtatttttccatttatttctatatatttatttgttttatggttttattgagattgaaatttatttttaaactaaaatttaaaaaagcagatcTTGAGCTTCTCTCTCATAGATTAGTAGAAATGAGTAGTAATTCATACAACTTTTGAAGTTTGAAAGCCAAAACCACGTTCACTTTCAGATTATATTGCATTTTCACCACAGTTCtgaagatatttcatttttttgcctCCTAGTGCTATTATGCTACCTTAACATTCAAAAGTCACCCTATTTAATCTGATTCTTGAAGGTGAATGAGAAAGAGATTCATGTTAAGTAAATGACACACTGCAaccaaatttcctttaaaaaaatagtcataTTATCCATCATATATCTTTTTAATGCTTCTAAGACTGACACATACCCTCTTGCCAGACTGGTATTGGGACAGTCCCTTCATGGCATTTACTATTGGGGTCAGTTGTTAGGGGATCATAGAGCAGGGCTGGTTGTGGAGACTTGAATTACAATTTAAAACCACTACCTATGGAGAAACACAAGTCTGCACTTTCCTGCCAACTCTCCTTCCTTTCATAAACACTGAATTTACCATTCATTTTAGGGGGAAAATTAGCAGCACAGTAGTCAGCACTGTCTTGTACAGAATGTTCCATACAGGGCCAAACACACGAGGGCTAGTCATATAATGACACTGTGGTCACTTTAAATGCAGCTTGTGTGCTGAAATATTTGTTGGCACATTCCTTTTTCATGAGTGCATGAAATTAGATCTTTATTACAACGGCAGCTAAgactttacttttaaataatgtCTTGTCTCTCATTTATCTGAAAGTATTTCAAATGTCATGCACACAGCTTTAGCCTAAAATCAGCCCCATTGTAGGTATAAAGCAGAAGACAGCTGTAGACAGAaactgttagttcagttcagtcatgaagtcgtgtccgactctttgcaaccccatgaactgcaggacgccaggcctccctgtccatcaccaactcccggagttcacccaaactcacatccatcgagtcggtgatgccatccagccatctcatcctgtgtcgtccccttctcctcctgcccccaatccctcccagcatcagggtcttttcaaataagtcagctctttgcaataggtggccaaagtactggagtttcagctttagcatcagtccttccaaagaaatcccaggactgatctcctttagaaactGTACCATAGGGTAAAATTTTCAAGCAGACAGCATTGCCAAGAAAAGAATATCTGGAACCCTTCTTTTTGTGTGTAAAGATATTACTGATTAAATTTTGGCACACAGTGGGCACTCATATCATTGTTGAATCaaagcattttataaaagaaatctgTTATGTGCTTCtgcattgttttttattttttattcataagCCCTAAATGTGGTGCTTTCAAGCCGAGGTCTCGGAAGATTAATGGACTTGGTTGGGTTACCCAGCTAGCTGGTAACGGTTGAGCTAATGCATTACTTACAGGTAACACTGATGGCTGCAGTCATAATTACGGGAAGTAGAAGTTAGCCTTTCATTTGATGATGATCATTTCACTTTGACATTAACAATCCAGATTGACCATAGAAATTCTTCCCCTGTTTAACAAATAAGGCGTTGGCACAAATCTGACTATCAAGAATGGCAACATATTTCCCATTAGATGTATTTCCCATTGTGGTCTGGAAGCATTTCCCATCCAATGCCCATTAAAACCAAAATTGACCATTAGAACCAAATTTCAGAACACATAAGTAACTGCTATCCTTCAATATGTATTTTCattcaacattcagttcagttcaattcagttcagtcgctcagtcgtgtccgactctttgcgaccccatgaatcgcagcacgccaagcctccctgtccatcaccaactcccggagttcactcagactcacatccatcgagtcagtgatgccatccagccatctcatcctctgcctctgtcgtccccttctcctcctgcccccaatccctcccagcatcagagtcttttccaatgagtcaactcttcgcatgaggtggccaaagtactggagtttcagctttagcattattccttccaaagtaatcccagggctgacctccttcagaatggactggttggatctccttgcagtccaagggactctcaagagtcttctccaacaccacagttcaaaagcatcaattcttcggcactcagccttcttcacagtccaactctcacatccatacatgaccacaggaaaaaccatagccttgactagatggacctttgttggcaaagtaatgtctctgcttttgaatatggtacctaggtcggtcataactttccttccaaggaggaagtgtcttttaatttcatggctgcagtcaccatatgcagtgattttggagcccagaaaaataaagtctgacactgtttccactgtttccccatatatttcccatgaagtgatgggactggatgccatgatcttcgttttctgaatgttgagctttaagccaactttttcactttccactttcactttcctctttactttctgccgtaagggtggtgtcatctgcatatctgaggttattgatatttctcctggcaatcttgattccagcttgtgcttcttccatcccagcatttctcatgatgtactctgcatagaagttaaataagcagggtgacaatatacagccttgatgtactccttttcctatttggaaccagtctgttgttccatgtccagttctaactgttgcttcctgaactgcatacaaatttctcaagaggcaggtcaggtggtctggtattcccatctccttcagaattttccacagttgattgtgatccacacagtcaagggctttggcatagtcaataaagcagaaatagatgtttttctggaactcttttgctttttccatgatccagcagatgttggcaatatgatctctggttcctctgccttttctaaaaccagcatgaacatcaggaagttcacagttcacgtattgctgaagcctggcttggagaattttgagcattactttactagcatgtgagatgagtgcaactgtgcggttaTGAAACATTTTGTTTGTAAATCTGCCTCACCCTTACAATGTTACATTGAGGTGGTCTATATAATTGTCCACATTTTCCCCTAGAGGTTAGGCGTACGCACGGTGACCGGCATAGGATGAGGTCAACGTATTTGCTAAGGAAGACGATCTCCAAATGAAGCTTGCCTTTTCTTAAGTTGTATGAACTGCCTTTTCTAGCAAAAAAGACATAGACTCTCCCCCTTGCCAACATCTGCCATGAACTTCAGTTTGAGTGAGGATCTTGGCTACCTGAACCAAGCCTCCATGCTTTGATGGATGACATAAAAACGAGTTTGGCCTCCTTGCCCTAGTCAAATACATTCAGGCTGCATTTAGTCACTTCTCTCCCAAAATGATAGAAATTGGTTGTGctgcatttctttgtttcttccaaTTTCAACCCAAAATTTTCCATGTGTCGCATGCTGAGTCAAATAGCATGGTTCTTCTGATGAGTTTCTTTGAATTAAGAAACTCTTGACCAATAagtttatttactttgttttgaTATCCCcacacataaataataaaacaagcaaaacctAAAATGGATTAGGTTTAATCTGGATTAAAATCTATCAGTTTTAGGTATTTTTGGTGTTCTCCATTTTTCAACAAATCTGTTGGTCATTTTTCttaggagcccaagaagagaTAACAAGGGTTTTGTTGTCAGTTGTGGCTGGgttttccttttgtctctctatttattgtctttcttttttccagatagcattttcctttttagaaaaggcacaaagTGTTTATTGAACAAATAAAGAGAATTAAGGTTAGTTTTTCTACAAGCTGctcaacattttttctttcttagctgGAGAAGGTGATATGCAGCTGGGTTGTCTATTATGGAATCGACATTTTCAGCAAAAACTCAAATTCTACTCACTGCACCTTTTTCTCTTTAAGACAAAAGATAGATCATGTCTCAGatcctctgttcagttcagtcagttcagttgctcagtcgtgtctgactctttgcgaccccatgaatcgcagcacgccaggcctccctgtccatcaccaaattccggagttcactcaaactcatgtccatcgagtaggtgatgccatccagccatctcatcctctgtcatcttcctctcttcctgcccccaatcggaTCCTCTAGctacttctatttcattttattttagtaaaacCATTCTTTTCACTTATGTTGCCTTCAGATTTCCTCTTTTGAAGTGAATATGGATGTAGGCATAGAAATATGGCAGATGTTTCTATGTCTGGAATAGCACAGTGACCATCGGTATTTCTTACACTCTTTGTCCTACACAATCCTGTAAAGTGAAGTGTGGTTCACTTCTAAGCAatagaatggattttttttctttttgagttgaGAATGAAGTCTCCCCCTTTCCAGTTGGCCTCCACATTTCTCACTTTCCCATTGGGCCTGCATATTAGAACACAGTACCTCCTAATAGGCTCCTGTTCGGAACATTAAATCTGGAAATGTTTTCTCTAGAGCTGCATGGAACGTGACTGGAATCACTCTGGGGGACTTGTGTCCCCACAGTATCTGACCCACATTTCCAGGTTCTTATCAGTTTGTGTCAGTAGAGAAAAGGACACTGAGATAAGTCAGTAATAAGCCAGAGTCACCTCTGTCCTGACATAGGTAAAGCTGCTGGGGACCTCAAGATTCCAGGCTTACCCCGCAAGGCAGTGTTCTTATGTGGAACGACTAGCaagtttcattctatttttttccaccaTCTACCACCACCAGCAatctcccatctccctctttgCCCTGTCGCACATTTTAGGAATAACTGGGCAACTCTATACGTCTTCAGTCCTTTTGGGGATTTTGTTATTCCTTGTTCATTCTGAAGCACAAGCTTTCACCATTTACTTCAACCATTATTCCTGTAAGCTTTCTGTACTCTTACATCATTAAGCCAAATTGTAATGTTTCTGAGAGCCATGAGATCTTAGGaaactgtatttatttacattCAGACACCCAGTACACATAGgcttgtctctgctgctgctactgctaagtcacttcagtcgtgtcagactctctgcgaccccatagacagcctcctaccaggttcctctgtccct
It includes:
- the SLC38A4 gene encoding sodium-coupled neutral amino acid transporter 4 isoform X2 yields the protein MDPMELSNVNIEPDDESISGESIQDSYTGMGNLEKAAMSSQFTNEDAESQKFLTNGFLGKKKLADYDDEHHPGTTSFGMSSFNLSNAIMGSGILGLSYAMANTGIILFIIMLLAVAVLSLYSVHLLLKTAKEGGSLIYEKLGEKAFGWPGKIGAFISITMQNIGAMSSYLFIIKYELPEVIRAFMGLEENTGEWYLNGNYLVIFVSVGIILPLSLLKNLGYLGYTSGFSLTCMVFFVSVVIYKKFQIPCPLPILDHSVGNLTFNNTVPMHVVMLLNNTESSGVNFMMDYTHQNAAGLDENQAKGSLHGSGVEFEAHSDDKCQPKYFVFNSRTAYAIPILAFAFVCHPEVLPIYSELKDRSRRKMQTVSNVSITGMLVMYLLAALFGYLTFYGEVEDELLHAYSKVYTFDTPLLMVRLAVLMAVTLTVPIVLFPIRTSVTTLLFPKRPFSWIRHFLIAAIIIALNNVLVILVPTIKYIFGFIGFNFPRGWHHLCDGKHGTHYN